A stretch of the Azospirillum thiophilum genome encodes the following:
- a CDS encoding chemotaxis protein CheW produces MTARRPTASAGPGADGALAFVTVTVGDLRLALPLADVRAVIRLPDLVRIPLGPPSLDGLAQWHGEAVPVLDLSLALGRQGGGRQRGAGRGTRETRVVLVGHRGQPVGLRVDAMAGILRTAPGRIDPVTEEDGGLDPAMLDGVLRDGPATILKLDALIDRQFGDMVEDADRPALRPSAGPADVGTSASGPASGRDGARDAPALLVFGVAGQEFALPVDRVREVLPAPHEVARMARAKAHLLGVMAVRDRLLPLVDLRALFGLAADGNAPGEAAGRRVVVVRAGDGRAPVGVLVDEVREILRLDRALIDPVPPLLAREPEFEDLDGIARVDGGRRLVSVLSAERLFRHGAALGAEGNGAGNGEGIAMEPARAGDGVAGAERFVVFRLAGAEYGLPVAVVREVLRRPDHVTPLPNAPDFVTGVLTLRGEVLPLIDQRRLLHLPALDAGARVGRSAGAERGRVVAVGREGADAARVGLLVDGLSGLLTVAAERIGPAPAVSAAQRRLIRRVATLETAGGAARLILLMDADGLLDMDRLADLHGPALPVSPG; encoded by the coding sequence GTGACGGCCCGCCGCCCGACGGCCTCCGCCGGTCCCGGCGCGGACGGCGCCCTCGCCTTCGTCACGGTGACGGTCGGCGACCTGCGGCTGGCGCTGCCGCTTGCGGATGTGCGTGCGGTGATCCGCCTGCCGGATCTGGTGCGCATCCCGCTGGGACCGCCCAGCCTGGACGGGCTGGCGCAGTGGCATGGCGAGGCGGTGCCGGTGCTCGACCTCTCCCTGGCGCTCGGTCGGCAGGGCGGTGGCCGGCAGCGGGGCGCTGGACGGGGCACGCGCGAAACCCGCGTCGTCCTGGTTGGGCATCGCGGGCAGCCGGTCGGTCTGCGGGTGGATGCCATGGCCGGAATCCTGCGCACGGCCCCCGGCCGCATCGATCCGGTGACGGAGGAGGATGGCGGGCTCGACCCCGCCATGCTGGACGGCGTGCTGCGCGACGGTCCCGCCACAATCCTGAAGCTGGACGCGCTGATCGACCGCCAGTTCGGCGACATGGTGGAGGATGCGGACAGGCCGGCGCTGCGGCCGTCGGCCGGACCGGCCGACGTCGGAACGTCTGCTTCTGGGCCGGCTTCGGGGCGTGATGGCGCGCGAGACGCGCCGGCCCTGCTGGTCTTCGGCGTCGCCGGGCAGGAGTTCGCCCTGCCGGTCGACCGGGTGCGCGAGGTGCTGCCGGCCCCGCACGAGGTCGCCCGCATGGCGCGGGCCAAGGCGCATCTGCTGGGGGTGATGGCGGTGCGCGACCGGCTGCTGCCGCTGGTCGACCTGCGCGCCCTGTTCGGGCTGGCGGCGGATGGGAATGCTCCCGGCGAGGCCGCCGGACGCCGCGTCGTGGTGGTGCGCGCCGGGGACGGGCGGGCGCCGGTCGGCGTGCTGGTGGACGAGGTGCGGGAGATCCTGCGGCTCGACCGCGCGCTGATCGACCCGGTGCCGCCGCTGCTGGCCCGCGAGCCTGAGTTCGAGGATCTCGACGGCATCGCCCGGGTCGACGGCGGACGGCGGCTGGTGTCGGTGCTGTCGGCGGAGCGGCTGTTCCGCCATGGCGCCGCGCTGGGTGCCGAGGGAAACGGGGCGGGGAACGGGGAAGGGATCGCGATGGAGCCGGCGCGGGCTGGGGACGGTGTGGCGGGAGCGGAGCGCTTCGTCGTGTTCCGGCTCGCCGGGGCGGAATACGGCCTGCCGGTCGCGGTGGTGCGCGAGGTGCTGCGGCGGCCCGACCATGTGACGCCGCTGCCCAACGCCCCCGACTTCGTCACCGGGGTACTGACCCTGCGCGGCGAGGTGCTGCCGCTGATCGACCAGCGCCGGCTGCTGCATCTGCCCGCCCTGGATGCCGGGGCAAGGGTCGGGCGGAGTGCCGGGGCGGAGCGTGGCCGGGTGGTGGCGGTCGGGCGCGAGGGGGCGGACGCGGCGCGCGTCGGGCTGCTGGTGGACGGGCTGTCCGGCCTGCTGACGGTAGCGGCGGAGCGGATCGGCCCGGCGCCCGCGGTGTCGGCGGCGCAGCGCCGGCTGATCCGCCGGGTCGCCACGCTGGAGACGGCCGGCGGTGCGGCGCGGCTGATCCTGCTGATGGACGCCGACGGGCTGCTCGACATGGACCGGCTTGCCGACCTGCACGGTCCGGCCCTGCCGGTTTCCCCAGGGTGA
- a CDS encoding methyl-accepting chemotaxis protein, which yields MALIKKTKIDTAHTARTKAGGGAEAGPGQPADAPGHPPAASPAPDGGGAVSPQRRRARADSRRRQAASGLAAASTELASGVAQAAAAAEELRRAMEQIAAGAEESAGATQQSQRMIGRASELLTRSRSTAEQAVLRVEALQGTLKDVSGQILASVEGIVRTAERQEASVRLVRDLESRASEIGAIVQSVAAIADQTNLLALNAAIEAARAGDAGKGFAVVADEVQALAERSERSANDIQSMVGEIQAAVADIAAGIVDSADAAKVEVERGRTIARKLEGMRSDMTALVQGSQETIRAAVEADQAAREALRGAETIAASAEEQSAAAEEALRTAGEQAVALGQSRRAAGQLSELAEDLEGTADLAATADELASAAEELSAAIEEINRAAAQIMTAIGQISGGAQAQSAATHQLASAIAEIDAASTLAAARARESVERCGGMDGLLVETRDTIGRLADGMMEAVDSSRRAADRLDTLERIGRRIDKVVDAIATVAIQTGMLAVSGSIEAARAGDYGRGFTVVSGDIRKLAGDSAESAERVKDIVRDIQDQMQRVRRDIDEVSATAVAEAARHRAFGVTLTAGAQELRVVTAGSREILDAAEETTGALRETRVGVEQVATAAAAANLAGTEAAKAAREQAKGAEELASAIEEIAAMADSLLGAA from the coding sequence ATGGCACTCATCAAGAAGACGAAGATCGACACGGCGCACACCGCCCGGACCAAGGCCGGCGGCGGTGCCGAAGCCGGTCCGGGCCAACCCGCGGACGCGCCCGGCCATCCCCCGGCCGCCTCCCCGGCACCGGATGGCGGCGGGGCCGTCAGCCCGCAGCGCCGCCGGGCACGCGCCGATTCGCGCCGGCGGCAGGCCGCCAGCGGCCTCGCCGCAGCCTCCACCGAGCTGGCGAGCGGCGTCGCCCAGGCCGCCGCGGCTGCCGAGGAGCTGCGCCGGGCGATGGAGCAGATCGCCGCCGGGGCCGAGGAATCGGCCGGCGCCACCCAGCAGTCGCAGCGCATGATCGGCCGCGCGTCCGAACTGCTGACCCGCTCGCGCAGCACCGCCGAGCAGGCCGTGCTGCGGGTCGAGGCGCTGCAGGGCACGCTGAAGGACGTCAGCGGCCAGATCCTCGCCTCCGTCGAGGGGATCGTCCGCACGGCCGAACGGCAGGAGGCGTCGGTCCGGCTGGTGCGCGACCTGGAATCCCGCGCGTCGGAGATCGGCGCCATCGTGCAGAGCGTCGCGGCCATCGCCGACCAGACGAACCTGCTGGCCCTGAACGCCGCCATCGAGGCGGCGCGGGCCGGGGATGCCGGAAAGGGCTTCGCCGTCGTCGCCGACGAGGTGCAGGCGCTGGCCGAACGGTCGGAACGCAGCGCCAACGACATCCAGTCGATGGTCGGCGAGATCCAGGCGGCGGTCGCCGACATCGCCGCCGGCATCGTCGACTCCGCCGATGCCGCCAAGGTGGAGGTGGAGCGCGGGCGCACCATCGCCCGCAAGCTGGAAGGCATGCGGTCGGACATGACGGCGCTGGTCCAGGGCTCGCAGGAGACGATCCGCGCCGCGGTCGAGGCCGACCAGGCGGCGCGCGAGGCGCTGCGCGGGGCCGAGACCATCGCCGCCAGCGCCGAGGAGCAGTCGGCCGCCGCGGAAGAGGCGCTGCGGACCGCCGGCGAGCAGGCGGTGGCGCTCGGCCAGAGCCGGCGCGCCGCCGGCCAGCTGTCGGAACTGGCCGAGGATCTGGAGGGCACAGCCGACCTCGCCGCCACCGCCGACGAGCTGGCATCGGCCGCGGAGGAGCTGTCGGCCGCCATCGAGGAGATCAACCGCGCCGCCGCCCAGATCATGACGGCGATCGGCCAGATCTCCGGCGGCGCCCAGGCGCAGAGCGCGGCCACCCACCAGCTGGCCTCCGCCATCGCCGAGATCGACGCCGCCTCGACGCTGGCTGCCGCGCGGGCACGGGAGTCGGTCGAGCGCTGCGGCGGCATGGACGGGCTGCTGGTCGAGACCCGCGACACCATCGGCCGGCTGGCCGACGGGATGATGGAGGCGGTGGACTCCTCCCGCCGCGCCGCCGACCGGCTCGACACGCTGGAGCGGATCGGCCGGCGCATCGACAAGGTGGTGGACGCCATCGCCACCGTCGCCATCCAGACCGGCATGCTGGCGGTCAGCGGCTCGATCGAGGCGGCGCGGGCCGGCGACTATGGCCGCGGCTTCACCGTGGTCAGCGGCGACATCCGCAAGCTGGCCGGCGACAGCGCCGAGAGCGCCGAGCGGGTGAAGGACATCGTCCGCGACATCCAGGACCAGATGCAGCGGGTGCGCCGCGACATCGACGAGGTGTCGGCGACCGCGGTGGCGGAAGCGGCGCGGCACCGCGCCTTCGGCGTCACCCTGACCGCCGGGGCGCAGGAGCTGCGGGTGGTCACCGCCGGCAGCCGGGAGATCCTGGACGCCGCCGAGGAGACCACCGGCGCGCTGCGCGAGACCCGCGTCGGCGTCGAACAGGTGGCGACCGCCGCCGCCGCCGCCAATCTGGCCGGCACCGAAGCGGCCAAGGCCGCGCGCGAGCAGGCCAAGGGCGCCGAGGAGCTGGCCTCCGCCATCGAGGAGATCGCGGCGATGGCCGACAGCCTGCTGGGCGCGGCGTGA
- a CDS encoding chemotaxis protein CheC, which produces MTAPPMLSELERDALAELGNIGIGKASTALGRMLGGLVTLSVPSVEMVPPADVAGLLDRALPPPLVGVSEQLGGLFAGCALLVFPQQGSLALARAALPADVPADEVPALEDEVLAELGNVVLNSALALVANLLGEPVDTGLPALFRGAAADILQACAPARAVIAAGTDGGAAVLFHIDLRTALPGGDGVVVGGRVVLLLDSGSAGALQATLGRYIGRVVA; this is translated from the coding sequence GTGACCGCACCCCCCATGCTGAGCGAGCTGGAGCGCGATGCGCTGGCCGAGCTGGGCAACATCGGCATCGGCAAGGCCTCCACCGCGCTCGGCCGCATGCTGGGCGGGCTGGTGACTCTGTCGGTTCCGTCGGTCGAGATGGTGCCACCGGCCGACGTGGCCGGGCTGCTGGACCGGGCGCTGCCGCCGCCGCTGGTCGGCGTGTCGGAACAGCTTGGCGGCCTGTTCGCCGGCTGCGCCCTGCTGGTCTTCCCCCAGCAGGGCAGCCTGGCCCTGGCGCGGGCGGCGCTGCCCGCCGACGTCCCGGCGGACGAGGTTCCGGCGCTGGAGGACGAGGTGCTGGCGGAGTTGGGCAACGTCGTGCTGAACAGCGCGCTGGCGCTGGTCGCCAACCTGCTGGGCGAGCCGGTCGACACCGGCCTGCCCGCGCTGTTCCGCGGCGCCGCCGCCGACATCCTGCAGGCCTGCGCCCCGGCGCGGGCGGTGATCGCGGCCGGCACAGATGGTGGAGCCGCGGTGCTCTTCCACATCGACCTGCGCACCGCCCTGCCGGGCGGCGACGGGGTCGTTGTGGGCGGACGCGTCGTCCTGCTGCTCGACTCCGGGTCGGCGGGGGCGTTGCAGGCCACGCTCGGCCGCTACATCGGACGGGTCGTCGCGTAG
- a CDS encoding response regulator produces MSKTVIVVDDSKLSRMHVRAMVSRNKPDWSVVEAANGDELFRTLQDTPVDVAIIDYNMPGDNGVDTAAKLRRSHPQVHIAVITANAQDAVVSGIRAVGAAFMPKPLEEEQVVRFLNSTALPRRQTPQDQAQQE; encoded by the coding sequence TTGAGCAAGACTGTAATCGTTGTGGATGACAGCAAGCTTTCCCGCATGCATGTGCGGGCCATGGTCTCGCGCAACAAGCCGGACTGGTCGGTGGTGGAGGCGGCGAACGGCGACGAACTCTTCCGGACGCTGCAGGACACGCCGGTGGACGTTGCGATCATCGATTACAATATGCCCGGCGACAACGGGGTCGACACCGCGGCCAAGCTGCGCCGGAGCCACCCCCAGGTCCACATCGCGGTCATCACCGCCAACGCGCAAGACGCGGTGGTGTCGGGCATCCGCGCCGTCGGCGCCGCCTTCATGCCGAAGCCGCTGGAGGAGGAACAGGTGGTCCGTTTCCTGAACTCGACCGCGCTGCCGCGCCGCCAAACTCCCCAGGATCAGGCACAGCAGGAGTGA
- a CDS encoding tetratricopeptide repeat protein, which yields MKARLAALLGKALACHRAGDLDGAERGYRAMLKVDGGHADALHLLGVLHHQRGQDAEAVRLIGRAVARRAGVAEQHANLGLALHALGRLDEAEAEYRRALALRDAYPEAHNSLGSALQERDRLAEAAAHYRRALELRGDYAEAWANLGTLLRAQDDYQEAEAALRQALRLDPGHATALTNLGVVLKETGRAAEAEAAHLEALRLAPEDAETMVNLALLREAQGRGGEAEALYRTALGHAPGFALARWNLALRLLGQGRLAEGQEEYEARFASRRVSAGRSFALPAWDGWAGERVGKASGRRLLVWREQGLGDELMFGTALPDLAARLGPDALVVEVDARLAGLVGRALPGVTVRAQTADPTDAGAHLPMGSLPRLLRRSLADFPVRRSWLAPDPQRAAGWRDRLAALGPGLRVGICWGSQNMAGERKASYTTLADWAPLLALPGLLPVTLQYDGREAEIAAVESRLGLRIHRWAGTDLKNDLEGVAALISGLDLVVTVASSVGEMAGALGVPVWRFGPAGDWTALGTAVRPWFPSMRLWSARPGEALADMLVRMAAEIGRLAPSPAPPSAPSIADLLAEAQALHQSGRWPEAETAYQRILDRGGEVAAALEGYGTLGHQAGRPDIAVTLLTRALAAEPTAGRHKLRALAHQAMGATTEAEADWLAAATLDPADVEALGNLGALRLTRGAAAKAADATGAALRHAPFHAGLWTNAGLARQAMGGDGATAFRRALALDPALAEAWTALSAEALRDPDHAAAADRAAGRALALRPGDPAAAGNRGLAALALDRPAEAVAHLRLALRGQPGDPHMLGNLALALERAGDGNAAGLVRWRAILLAPGNGDGWAGLADLRQRQGRIDAALKGWGRALALEPRRADWRYNLGNALHAAGRLAEADTAYRQAVEDDPTLALASFNRGYAALARGDLATGWAGLEARFAAGQALPDRRFRIPAWDGGDPKGMSLLVWREQGIGDELMYSACYPELIARAARVVIECEPRLVALFARSFPQALVRAATEDPDDADRHVAAGSLPLRLGWGWGGFPARGGWLRADDAAVERWREWLGGLEGNVCPHPDPPPLGGGGDRTFVGVRRQSLPRPAGEVRRGSDSPLTVGLCWRSGLRGALRDANYAALTGWAPILTLPGLRLVALQYDECEAELIEAEETFGIAIHRPPLDLRNDLDGAAALTAALDLVVSAGTSVAEMAGALGVPVWRIGPAADWTALGTGCRPWYPSMRLFSPKAGETLGDALCAAGRALMALGMPALRTRERPRS from the coding sequence GTGAAAGCCCGTCTGGCCGCCCTCCTGGGCAAGGCGCTGGCCTGTCACCGCGCCGGCGACCTGGATGGGGCGGAGCGCGGCTACCGCGCCATGCTGAAGGTCGACGGCGGCCACGCCGACGCGCTGCACCTGCTGGGCGTGCTGCACCACCAGCGCGGCCAGGACGCCGAGGCGGTACGGCTGATCGGCCGCGCCGTCGCCCGGCGCGCCGGCGTGGCGGAGCAGCACGCCAATCTCGGCCTCGCCCTCCACGCGCTGGGCCGGCTGGACGAGGCGGAGGCGGAGTATCGCCGGGCGCTCGCCCTGCGCGACGCCTATCCGGAGGCGCACAACAGCCTGGGCAGCGCCCTGCAGGAGCGGGACCGGCTGGCGGAAGCCGCCGCCCACTACCGCCGGGCGCTGGAACTGCGCGGCGACTATGCCGAGGCCTGGGCCAATCTCGGCACGCTGCTGCGGGCGCAGGACGATTACCAGGAGGCCGAGGCGGCGCTGCGTCAGGCGCTCCGGCTCGATCCCGGCCATGCAACGGCGCTGACCAATCTCGGCGTCGTCCTGAAGGAGACCGGCCGCGCCGCGGAGGCGGAAGCCGCCCATCTGGAGGCGCTGCGCCTCGCTCCCGAAGACGCCGAGACGATGGTGAACCTCGCCCTGCTGCGCGAGGCGCAGGGCCGCGGAGGCGAGGCGGAGGCACTCTACCGGACGGCGCTCGGCCATGCTCCCGGCTTCGCGCTGGCGCGCTGGAACCTCGCGCTCAGGCTGCTCGGCCAGGGCCGGCTGGCGGAAGGGCAGGAGGAGTATGAGGCACGCTTCGCCTCGCGCCGCGTCTCGGCCGGGCGCAGCTTCGCCCTGCCGGCCTGGGATGGCTGGGCCGGCGAAAGGGTCGGAAAGGCGTCCGGCCGCCGCCTGCTGGTCTGGCGCGAACAGGGGCTGGGCGACGAGCTGATGTTCGGCACCGCCCTGCCCGACCTCGCCGCCCGGCTCGGCCCGGACGCGCTGGTGGTGGAAGTCGATGCCCGGCTGGCCGGGCTGGTCGGCCGCGCCCTGCCCGGTGTGACTGTGCGGGCGCAGACGGCCGATCCCACCGATGCGGGCGCGCATCTGCCGATGGGCTCGTTGCCCCGGCTGCTGCGCCGCAGCCTCGCCGATTTTCCCGTCCGCCGGTCCTGGCTGGCGCCCGACCCGCAGCGGGCCGCCGGCTGGCGGGACCGGCTGGCGGCGCTCGGGCCGGGGCTGCGGGTCGGCATCTGCTGGGGCAGCCAGAACATGGCGGGGGAGCGCAAGGCCTCCTACACCACGCTGGCCGATTGGGCGCCGCTGCTGGCCCTGCCCGGCCTGCTCCCGGTCACCCTGCAATATGACGGGCGCGAGGCGGAGATCGCCGCGGTCGAATCCCGCCTCGGCCTGCGCATCCACCGCTGGGCCGGCACCGACCTCAAGAACGACCTGGAGGGGGTGGCTGCGCTGATATCCGGTCTCGACCTCGTGGTGACGGTGGCGAGTTCGGTCGGTGAGATGGCCGGCGCCCTGGGGGTTCCGGTCTGGCGCTTCGGCCCGGCCGGCGACTGGACGGCGCTCGGCACCGCGGTACGGCCGTGGTTCCCGTCGATGCGGCTGTGGAGCGCCCGCCCCGGCGAGGCGCTGGCCGATATGCTGGTGCGGATGGCGGCGGAGATCGGCCGGCTGGCGCCTTCCCCTGCTCCGCCGTCCGCCCCCTCCATCGCCGATCTGCTGGCCGAGGCGCAGGCCCTGCACCAGTCCGGCCGCTGGCCGGAGGCGGAGACGGCCTACCAGCGCATCCTCGACCGGGGGGGCGAGGTGGCGGCGGCGCTTGAGGGGTATGGAACGCTCGGCCATCAGGCCGGCCGGCCCGACATCGCCGTCACCCTGCTGACCCGCGCCCTGGCGGCGGAACCGACCGCCGGCCGCCACAAACTCCGCGCCCTGGCCCATCAGGCGATGGGCGCCACCACGGAAGCCGAAGCCGACTGGCTGGCCGCCGCGACGCTCGACCCGGCCGATGTCGAGGCGCTCGGCAATCTCGGCGCCCTGCGCCTGACCCGCGGCGCCGCGGCCAAAGCGGCGGATGCGACCGGGGCGGCGTTGCGCCACGCCCCCTTCCATGCCGGGCTGTGGACCAACGCCGGTCTGGCCCGGCAGGCGATGGGTGGCGACGGGGCGACGGCCTTCCGGCGGGCGCTGGCGCTCGACCCGGCGTTGGCCGAGGCCTGGACCGCCCTGTCCGCCGAGGCCTTGCGCGATCCGGATCATGCCGCCGCGGCGGACCGCGCGGCCGGGCGGGCGCTGGCCCTGCGCCCCGGCGACCCGGCGGCGGCGGGCAATCGCGGGCTGGCCGCCCTGGCGCTCGACCGGCCGGCGGAGGCGGTGGCGCATCTGCGCCTCGCCCTGCGCGGACAGCCGGGCGATCCGCACATGCTGGGCAACCTCGCCCTGGCGCTGGAGCGGGCCGGCGACGGCAACGCCGCCGGGCTGGTCCGGTGGCGGGCGATCCTGCTCGCACCCGGCAATGGGGACGGCTGGGCCGGGCTGGCCGACCTGCGGCAGCGGCAGGGCCGCATCGATGCGGCGCTGAAGGGCTGGGGCCGCGCGCTGGCGCTGGAGCCGCGGCGGGCGGACTGGCGCTACAATCTGGGCAACGCGCTGCACGCCGCCGGCCGTTTGGCCGAGGCGGACACAGCATACCGGCAGGCGGTGGAGGACGACCCGACCCTGGCGCTCGCCTCCTTCAACCGCGGCTATGCGGCGCTGGCGCGCGGCGACCTCGCCACCGGCTGGGCCGGGCTGGAGGCACGCTTCGCCGCCGGGCAGGCGTTGCCGGACCGCCGCTTCCGCATCCCGGCCTGGGACGGCGGCGACCCGAAGGGCATGAGCCTGCTGGTCTGGCGCGAGCAGGGCATCGGCGACGAGCTGATGTACAGCGCCTGCTACCCCGAGCTGATCGCCCGTGCCGCGCGGGTCGTCATCGAATGCGAGCCGCGGCTGGTGGCGCTGTTCGCGCGCTCCTTCCCGCAGGCGCTGGTGCGCGCGGCGACGGAGGATCCGGACGATGCCGACCGCCATGTCGCGGCAGGGTCGCTGCCGCTGCGGCTGGGCTGGGGCTGGGGCGGCTTCCCGGCACGCGGCGGCTGGCTGCGGGCGGACGATGCGGCGGTGGAGCGCTGGCGGGAGTGGTTGGGTGGTTTGGAAGGTAACGTTTGCCCCCACCCTGACCCTCCCCCGCTGGGCGGGGGAGGGGATCGGACTTTTGTCGGTGTGCGGCGGCAGTCCCTCCCCCGCCCAGCGGGGGAGGTTAGGAGGGGGTCTGACTCCCCCCTCACCGTTGGCCTGTGCTGGCGCAGCGGCCTGCGCGGCGCGCTCCGCGATGCGAACTACGCCGCGCTGACCGGGTGGGCGCCGATCCTCACCCTGCCCGGCCTGCGGCTGGTCGCCCTGCAATATGACGAGTGCGAAGCCGAACTCATCGAAGCGGAAGAGACGTTCGGCATCGCCATCCACCGCCCGCCGCTCGATCTGAGAAACGATCTGGACGGGGCGGCGGCGCTGACGGCGGCGCTTGATCTGGTGGTGTCCGCCGGAACCTCGGTGGCCGAGATGGCCGGCGCGCTCGGCGTGCCGGTCTGGCGGATCGGGCCGGCGGCGGACTGGACCGCGCTGGGCACCGGCTGCCGGCCCTGGTATCCGTCGATGCGGCTGTTCAGCCCGAAAGCCGGGGAAACGCTCGGCGACGCGCTGTGCGCCGCCGGGCGTGCCCTCATGGCCCTCGGAATGCCGGCCCTCAGAACGCGGGAACGACCGCGTTCTTGA
- a CDS encoding MetQ/NlpA family ABC transporter substrate-binding protein: protein MLRFRSLASLLAGAATMAVAFAASAETIKVGVTAGPHAQILEAVKPIAAKDGLDIQILEFTDYVIPNQALAGGDLEANSFQHQPYLDNQVKDRGFDLVSVGKTVVYPIGIYSKKVKSLEELPAGAKFAIPNDPTNGGRVLLLLQAKGLIKLKDGGTLKASPIDIVENPKKLEIVELDAAQLPRSLDDVTAAAINTNFALEAGIDPVKDAIAREAADSPYANVIAVRKADKDKPWVAKLVKAYNSPEVKDFILTKFKNAVVPAF from the coding sequence ATGCTGCGCTTCCGTTCGCTGGCGTCATTGCTGGCCGGTGCCGCCACCATGGCTGTTGCTTTCGCCGCGTCTGCCGAGACCATCAAGGTCGGCGTCACCGCCGGCCCGCACGCCCAGATCCTGGAAGCGGTGAAGCCGATCGCCGCCAAGGACGGGCTGGACATCCAGATCCTGGAGTTCACCGACTACGTCATCCCGAACCAGGCGCTGGCCGGCGGCGACCTGGAGGCCAACAGCTTCCAGCACCAGCCTTATCTGGACAACCAGGTGAAGGACCGCGGCTTCGATCTGGTCAGCGTCGGCAAGACCGTGGTCTATCCGATCGGCATCTATTCCAAGAAGGTCAAGAGCCTGGAGGAGCTGCCGGCGGGGGCCAAGTTCGCCATTCCCAACGACCCGACCAACGGCGGCCGCGTGCTGCTGCTGCTCCAGGCCAAGGGGCTGATCAAGCTGAAGGACGGCGGCACCCTGAAGGCGTCGCCCATCGACATCGTCGAGAACCCGAAGAAGCTGGAGATCGTCGAACTGGACGCCGCCCAACTGCCGCGCTCGCTCGACGACGTGACGGCCGCCGCGATCAACACCAACTTCGCGCTGGAGGCCGGCATCGACCCGGTGAAGGACGCCATCGCGCGCGAAGCGGCGGACAGCCCCTATGCCAACGTCATCGCCGTGCGCAAGGCCGACAAGGACAAGCCCTGGGTCGCCAAGCTGGTCAAGGCCTACAACAGCCCCGAGGTGAAGGATTTCATCCTCACCAAGTTCAAGAACGCGGTCGTTCCCGCGTTCTGA
- a CDS encoding methionine ABC transporter permease, whose product MLSPQIIDLLIKGLIDTLHMVAVSGAIGTLIGLPIGVLLAVTGRGELLQNFAFNKAMGAVVNMTRSTPFIILVVAIIPFTRLIAGTSIGTSAAIVPLTVAAAPFIARVVENAVREVDRGLVEAAQAMGATPFQIIRKVLLPEALPGIVAGLTLSAVSLVGYSAMVGAVGGGGLGDLGIRYGYQRFLPEVMLAVVVVLIVLVQIVQSTGDLIARRVNKRNLKS is encoded by the coding sequence ATGCTCTCCCCGCAAATCATTGACCTGCTGATCAAGGGGCTGATCGACACGCTGCACATGGTGGCGGTGTCGGGTGCGATCGGGACGCTGATCGGGCTGCCCATCGGCGTGCTGCTGGCCGTCACCGGCCGGGGCGAGCTGCTGCAGAACTTCGCCTTCAACAAGGCGATGGGGGCGGTGGTCAACATGACCCGCTCGACCCCCTTCATCATCCTGGTGGTGGCGATCATCCCCTTCACCCGGCTGATCGCCGGCACCTCCATCGGCACCAGCGCCGCCATCGTGCCGCTGACCGTCGCCGCCGCGCCCTTCATCGCGCGGGTGGTGGAGAATGCGGTGCGCGAGGTCGACCGCGGTTTGGTCGAGGCGGCGCAGGCGATGGGCGCCACGCCGTTCCAGATCATCCGCAAGGTTCTGCTGCCGGAGGCGCTGCCCGGCATCGTCGCAGGCCTGACCCTGTCGGCGGTCAGCCTGGTCGGCTATTCCGCCATGGTCGGCGCGGTCGGCGGCGGGGGCTTGGGCGATCTCGGCATCCGCTACGGCTACCAGCGCTTCCTGCCGGAGGTGATGCTGGCGGTGGTCGTCGTGCTGATCGTGCTGGTGCAGATCGTTCAATCGACGGGCGACCTGATCGCCCGCCGCGTCAACAAACGCAATCTGAAATCCTGA